Proteins co-encoded in one Taeniopygia guttata chromosome 4, bTaeGut7.mat, whole genome shotgun sequence genomic window:
- the NWD2 gene encoding NACHT and WD repeat domain-containing protein 2 isoform X2, translated as MKLLEDCLKSSAGPCFVGLLGEKYGNIRIPGEVESAEFEMILDAAVEAKLETRILEEWYCRDENAVPPAYYLRPKSEMLKNCQNTMESSSNSMNENKWQDISEEIKNIFKTAVKLLYEKGKMKHSQAKRYLSSAIEDELDFALGKQTPAFLKKCVCYIRKIANIERFVKIPEMGKYMDVVHKAGKFLRDPEALEKLIKLRDEFIPTIVASSNLRVYTSVTHCDMKLGYSQEVESHYIEGLGKQFYEDMIDIIQATVQQNFDTETDMLYDEVLQHSSLCKTYSTFYEYRCEALNIVHKYVLPRKIGHINPLIIYGGPCTGKTLLLAEAAKKAYSWLQEEMGPDSDPVVVIRFLGSTETSTDLKNILQSICEQLAVNYRCLVQSYPKKIHDLRDLFINLLNESSFHRPLVIIFDALEQLTDSDDGRKLWWLPIHLPRSVRIILSTLPNKHGILQKLRCLIHEESNYIELTARDRKMCSQVLKHQLLRVKRKVTSGQQIYVNEAFSKCTLPMFVNLTFREVRHWRSHKDVDESSLCVTVHESIEQLFWSLENKCGSRLLSRALGYITMSKSGLSEMELEDILALDNSVMYELNERVRESNPLRIPYIYIARLKEGLQGYLIERQVKNVTLLLWANRHLQLIAQKLYLHNEEDLREMHTVMAEYFLGVWSGGRRKPFYSNDQYLSGCPDRDSRGLNEDEKHCMDQAAFDRQAPDQPWVFQCNPLEPDIFFINHRKMTELIHHLTRCGRTDDLLYGVIMNFSWLYTMIRIGQFDKALSDIELAYTYSQEKELKFLASTLRSIKFKVVKYPGSLSAELQQRLLPVVSSLPKLRHLLLECDKDGPKYCSIVPLHSSMDVTYSPERLPLSSSCMHVTEILPTFNPSTIIAALENGSISTWDVETRQLLRQITTAPSVILGMKLTNDEKYLVVATTNNTLLIYDNINSCLLSEVEIRGSKHCGIAGDSSFINGFTLSVNHALAWLEASKDVTVIDLLYGWPLYQFHCWYEVTCVQCSPDGVYAFCGQYLNTATIFHLGSGEKLTTVTSEFSSGFVKFLLILDTAQEMVMVDSEGSLSVWNTEEIAKPQLTDDFDCRREDSEVVSIELSEDQSAILICKALSIELLDTHVWKVAEKFRAKHNERFISAVLSKNGNCIIASMENTSAIFVWRRDTGQCMASLQEISGTIVRLIKSNHHNMLLSLSTSGVLSIWDIDIITAMSNIDKSGKPIQRLVLPARGELIYTLDGSDSVHKWNFSTGFIEAVFKHEGIVENCVLTSSGEIMVTSDDKCSQYVWHTVSGENIFRINGQKISELMITHNDQFVVSLCEQNASRVWRLATGHRVCNILVALQNAFITTANTFVVGMAKNKVLAVSLWTGSITKKFCCDDGASIVDIKLIPDCPDIIVFITSTESVNIWSLTEEVICRRVQLPANFLKKLEDFEISPNGKLGIITRGDENINVLDLHSGKLRVVHAPGVIWRQRLSRDGRYLVYICCRGEEDDDNGAVSSLIVMRLADGKNIGACSLYKTPTFLALSQRHLNIIIGFDDGSIGTYTVVDRVDAALKIKIATSNSRQIFNNATQVIRPKCHNYSFKVTADCIWRESTEVFARDSPITVTEAEVSEATPTKRHSYCYEKVCSAIDCRHSFASDN; from the exons GGCCTATTGGGAGAGAAGTATGGGAACATCCGAATACCGGGGGAAGTTGAGTCAGCAGAATTTGAAATGATCCTGGATGCTGCTGTAGAGGCCAAGCTAGAGACAAGGATTTTAGAAGAGTGGTACTGCAGGGATGAGAACGCAGTGCCGCCAGCATATTATCTCAGACCAAAATCAGAAATGCTGAAGAACTGCCAGAATACG atggaaTCTTCTTCAAATTCAATGAATGAGAACAAATGGCAAGATATATCAGAAGAGATTAAGAACATTTTTAAGACTGCTGTGAAATTGCTgtatgagaaaggaaaaatgaaacacAGCCAAGCAAAGAGATATCTTTCCTCTG CTATTGAAGATGAACTTGATTTTGCCTTGGGTAAACAAACACCAGCTTTCCTAAAGAAGTGTGTTTGCTACATCCGGAAAATTGCCAACATTGAGCGTTTCGTTAAAATTCCAGAGATGGGAAAATACATGGATGTGGTACATAAAGCTGGGAAGTTTCTACGAGATCCTGAAGCCCTTGAGAAACTGATCAAGCTCAGGGATGAATTCATTCCTACCATTGTCGCATCATCCAATCTGAGAGTATACACATCTGTCACCCACTGTGACATGAAACTGGGTTACTCCCAAGAAGTGGAGAGCCATTACATTGAAGGACTTGGTAAACAGTTCTATGAAGACATGATTGATATAATCCAAGCTACAGTGCAGCAGAACTTTGACACGGAGACAGACATGCTGTACGATGAAGTTCTTCAACACTCGTCACTATGTAAAACGTACTCCACTTTTTATGAATATAGATGTGAGGCATTAAACATCGTTCACAAATATGTTTTACCTAGAAAAATAGGACACATTAACCCTCTTATCATATATGGAGGACCATGCACAGGGAAGACTCTTCTGTTAGCTGAAGCAGCAAAGAAG GCCTATTCCTGGTTGCAAGAAGAGATGGGACCAGATTCTGACCCCGTGGTAGTTATAAGATTTTTGGGATCTACTGAAACAAGTACAGATCTGAAGAATATACTTCAAAGCATTTGTGAACAACTAGCAGTCAACTATCGCTGCCTTGTACAAAGTTACCCAAAAAAGATTCATGACCTTCGGGACTTGTTCATAAATCTCTTGAATGAGTCTTCATTTCACAGGCCGCTGGTGATTATATTTGATGCTTTAGAACAGCTAACAGATAGTGATGATGGTAGAAAGCTCTGGTGGCTTCCCATTCACCTTCCACGTTCAGTACGGATAATTTTGTCAACACTGCCAAACAAGCATGGGATCCTGCAAAAACTGAGGTGCCTTATTCATGAAGAAAGCAACTATATTGAGTTGACCGCAAGGGACAGAAAGATGTGTAGTCAAGTACTGAAACATCAGCTGCTGCGAGTTAAAAGGAAAGTGACATCAGGGCAACAAATCTATGTCAATGAGGCATTTTCCAAGTGCACACTGCCTATGTTTGTGAACTTAACCTTCAGAGAGGTCAGGCACTGGAGATCTCACAAGGATGTGGATGAGTCCTCGCTCTGTGTTACTGTCCATGAAAGCATAGAGCAGTTGTTTTGGTCACTGGAAAACAAGTGTGGGTCAAGACTATTGTCCAGAGCACTTGGCTACATCACTATGTCCAAATCTGGCCTGAGTGAAATGGAACTGGAGGATATTTTAGCCCTTGACAACAGTGTTATGTATGAACTGAATGagagagtcagagaaagtaacCCATTGAGAATTCCATATATATACATTGCAAGACTTAAGGAGGGCTTACAGGGGTATTTAATAGAGCGACAGGTGAAAAATGTAACGCTGCTTCTTTGGGCAAATAGGCACTTGCAACTAATTGCCCAGAAATTGTATCTGCACAATGAAGAAGACTTGCGTGAAATGCACACGGTCATGGCAGAGTATTTCCTTGGTGTTTGGTCAGGTGGACGAAGAAAACCTTTTTACAGCAATGACCAGTATCTGAGTGGGTGTCCTGACCGTGACAGCAGAGGCCTGAATGAGGATGAGAAACACTGCATGGATCAGGCAGCTTTTGACAGGCAGGCACCAGATCAGCCTTGGGTCTTTCAGTGTAACCCATTGGAACCTGATATCTTTTTTATTAATCACAGAAAAATGACAGAGCTTATTCATCACTTAACAAGGTGTGGAAGAACTGATGATCTTCTGTATGGAGTCATCATGAACTTCAGCTGGCTGTACACCATGATTAGAATAGGGCAGTTTGATAAAGCACTTTCTGACATAGAATTAGCTTACACTTACTCTCAAGAAAAGGAGCTGAAATTTCTGGCCAGTACCCTCCGCAGTATAAAGTTCAAAGTAGTAAAATACCCAGGTTCACTCTCCGCTGAATTGCAGCAGAGACTTCTCCCAGTAGTAAGTTCATTGCCCAAACTCAGACATCTCCTTCTAGAATGTGACAAGGATGGACCCAAGTACTGCTCTATTGTCcctttgcattcctccatggatGTGACTTACAGCCCTGAGCGCCTGCCGCTGTCATCCAGCTGCATGCATGTCACTGAGATTTTGCCTACATTTAATCCCAGCACAATCATTGCTGCTCTAGAAAATGGCTCCATTAGCACTTGGGATGTAGAAACCCGCCAGTTACTAAGGCAAATTACAACAGCACCATCTGTTATCTTAGGGATGAAGCTTACTAATGATGAAAAGTATCTTGTAGTAGCTACAACAAACAACACTCTTCTGATTTATGATAACATAAATTCCTGTCTTCTTTCTGAGGTGGAAATTAGGGGGTCAAAACACTGTGGAATTGCAGGGGACTCCAGTTTTATAAATGGATTTACATTATCAGTCAACCATGCGCTTGCTTGGCTGGAGGCCAGTAAAGATGTTACTGTAATAGATCTGCTTTACGGTTGGCCTCTCTATCAGTTCCACTGCTGGTACGAAGTGACCTGCGTGCAGTGCTCTCCAGATGGAGTTTATGCATTCTGCGGGCAGTATTTGAACACTGCAACCATTTTCCATTTgggcagtggagagaagctgacCACTGTGACCTCTGAATTTTCAAGTGGATTTGTGAAATTCCTTCTCATTTTGGACACAGCCCAAGAAATGGTGATGGTGGACAGTGAGGGTAGCCTCTCTGTTTGGAATACAGAGGAAATTGCAAAACCCCAGCTTACAGATGACTTTGACTGCAGAAGAGAAGACAGCGAAGTTGTCAGCATAGAGCTCTCTGAAGACCAAAGTGCAATTTTAATTTGTAAGGCTCTCAGCATTGAACTTCTTGATACTCATGTGTGGAAGGTGGCTGAAAAGTTTAGAGCTAAACACAATGAGCGCTTTATATCTGCTGTGTTGTCCAAAAATGGCAACTGTATAATTGCCTCAATGGAAAATACCTCAGCCATTTTTGTTTGGAGAAGAGATACTGGACAGTGTATGGCAAGCTTGCAGGAAATCTCAGGAACTATAGTCAGGCTAATTAAATCAAATCATCATAACATGCTGCTATCCTTATCCACCAGTGGTGTCCTTTCTATCTGGGATATAGACATCATAACTGCTATGTCCAATATTGACAAATCTGGCAAACCCATCCAAAGACTGGTGTTGCCAGCCAGAGGCGAATTAATATACACGTTGGATGGATCAGATTCTGTCCATAAGTGGAACTTCAGCACTGGATTTATTGAAGCTGTGTTCAAGCATGAAGGTATTGTTGAAAACTGTGTGTTGACCTCTTCTGGAGAGATAATGGTTACATCAGATGATAAATGCAGCCAGTATGTATGGCACACGGTTAGCGGTGAAAATATCTTTCGCATTAATGGACAAAAAATCTCAGAGCTAATGATTACTCATAATGATCAGTTTGTAGTCTCTCTCTGCGAGCAAAATGCATCCAGAGTTTGGCGACTGGCTACAGGACATAGGGTTTGCAATATTCTAGTTGCCTTACAGAATGCATTTATAACAACTGCAAATACATTTGTAGTTGGAATGGCCAAGAACAAAGTGTTGGCAGTGAGTCTCTGGACAGGCAGTATAACAAAGAAGTTTTGCTGTGATGATGGTGCAAGCATTGTGGATATTAAGTTGATACCAGACTGCCCAGATATTATAGTATTTATAACATCTACTGAAAGTGTGAACATCTGGAGCCTAACAGAGGAAGTCATCTGCAGACGGGTACAATTGCCTGccaatttcttaaaaaaattggAAGACTTTGAAATATCTCCAAATGGGAAGCTAGGAATTATAACCCGTGGTGATGAGAACATCAATGTTCTTGATTTACACAGTGGAAAACTTCGTGTGGTTCACGCTCCGGGTGTCATCTGGCGGCAGAGGCTGTCTCGAGATGGCCGCTACCTGGTGTACATTTGTTGCCGTGGGGAAGAAGATGATGACAATGGTGCAGTCTCTAGTTTAATTGTAATGAGGCTAGCAGATGGCAAAAACATCGGTGCCTGTTCTCTTTATAAAACTCCCACTTTTCTTGCACTCTCACAGAGACATTTAAACATTATTATTGGATTTGATGATGGAAGTATAGGTACATACACTGTAGTGGATCGAGTTGATGCTGCACTGAAAATCAAAATTGCTACTTCAAACAGCCGTCAGATTTTCAACAATGCAACACAAGTGATTAGGCCAAAGTGTCACAATTATAGTTTCAAAGTGACTGCAGACTGCATTTGGAGGGAATCAACAGAAGTATTTGCAAGGGATAGCCCCATTACAGTTACAGAGGCTGAGGTGAGTGAAGCAACACCAACCAAAAGACACAGCTACTGCTATGAGAAAGTGTGCTCAGCCATAGATTGCAGACATAGTTTTGCATCTGACAACTGA
- the NWD2 gene encoding NACHT and WD repeat domain-containing protein 2 isoform X1: protein MWPAGAGGRVPCPRDAALRRAAFSGNLSALPSHLVPSGRSVRVFISANPEDTIAERRALREHVYPKLREFCRENYGLEFQVIDLYWGVDADEWDSPELQKTRMKLLEDCLKSSAGPCFVGLLGEKYGNIRIPGEVESAEFEMILDAAVEAKLETRILEEWYCRDENAVPPAYYLRPKSEMLKNCQNTMESSSNSMNENKWQDISEEIKNIFKTAVKLLYEKGKMKHSQAKRYLSSAIEDELDFALGKQTPAFLKKCVCYIRKIANIERFVKIPEMGKYMDVVHKAGKFLRDPEALEKLIKLRDEFIPTIVASSNLRVYTSVTHCDMKLGYSQEVESHYIEGLGKQFYEDMIDIIQATVQQNFDTETDMLYDEVLQHSSLCKTYSTFYEYRCEALNIVHKYVLPRKIGHINPLIIYGGPCTGKTLLLAEAAKKAYSWLQEEMGPDSDPVVVIRFLGSTETSTDLKNILQSICEQLAVNYRCLVQSYPKKIHDLRDLFINLLNESSFHRPLVIIFDALEQLTDSDDGRKLWWLPIHLPRSVRIILSTLPNKHGILQKLRCLIHEESNYIELTARDRKMCSQVLKHQLLRVKRKVTSGQQIYVNEAFSKCTLPMFVNLTFREVRHWRSHKDVDESSLCVTVHESIEQLFWSLENKCGSRLLSRALGYITMSKSGLSEMELEDILALDNSVMYELNERVRESNPLRIPYIYIARLKEGLQGYLIERQVKNVTLLLWANRHLQLIAQKLYLHNEEDLREMHTVMAEYFLGVWSGGRRKPFYSNDQYLSGCPDRDSRGLNEDEKHCMDQAAFDRQAPDQPWVFQCNPLEPDIFFINHRKMTELIHHLTRCGRTDDLLYGVIMNFSWLYTMIRIGQFDKALSDIELAYTYSQEKELKFLASTLRSIKFKVVKYPGSLSAELQQRLLPVVSSLPKLRHLLLECDKDGPKYCSIVPLHSSMDVTYSPERLPLSSSCMHVTEILPTFNPSTIIAALENGSISTWDVETRQLLRQITTAPSVILGMKLTNDEKYLVVATTNNTLLIYDNINSCLLSEVEIRGSKHCGIAGDSSFINGFTLSVNHALAWLEASKDVTVIDLLYGWPLYQFHCWYEVTCVQCSPDGVYAFCGQYLNTATIFHLGSGEKLTTVTSEFSSGFVKFLLILDTAQEMVMVDSEGSLSVWNTEEIAKPQLTDDFDCRREDSEVVSIELSEDQSAILICKALSIELLDTHVWKVAEKFRAKHNERFISAVLSKNGNCIIASMENTSAIFVWRRDTGQCMASLQEISGTIVRLIKSNHHNMLLSLSTSGVLSIWDIDIITAMSNIDKSGKPIQRLVLPARGELIYTLDGSDSVHKWNFSTGFIEAVFKHEGIVENCVLTSSGEIMVTSDDKCSQYVWHTVSGENIFRINGQKISELMITHNDQFVVSLCEQNASRVWRLATGHRVCNILVALQNAFITTANTFVVGMAKNKVLAVSLWTGSITKKFCCDDGASIVDIKLIPDCPDIIVFITSTESVNIWSLTEEVICRRVQLPANFLKKLEDFEISPNGKLGIITRGDENINVLDLHSGKLRVVHAPGVIWRQRLSRDGRYLVYICCRGEEDDDNGAVSSLIVMRLADGKNIGACSLYKTPTFLALSQRHLNIIIGFDDGSIGTYTVVDRVDAALKIKIATSNSRQIFNNATQVIRPKCHNYSFKVTADCIWRESTEVFARDSPITVTEAEVSEATPTKRHSYCYEKVCSAIDCRHSFASDN from the exons GGCCTATTGGGAGAGAAGTATGGGAACATCCGAATACCGGGGGAAGTTGAGTCAGCAGAATTTGAAATGATCCTGGATGCTGCTGTAGAGGCCAAGCTAGAGACAAGGATTTTAGAAGAGTGGTACTGCAGGGATGAGAACGCAGTGCCGCCAGCATATTATCTCAGACCAAAATCAGAAATGCTGAAGAACTGCCAGAATACG atggaaTCTTCTTCAAATTCAATGAATGAGAACAAATGGCAAGATATATCAGAAGAGATTAAGAACATTTTTAAGACTGCTGTGAAATTGCTgtatgagaaaggaaaaatgaaacacAGCCAAGCAAAGAGATATCTTTCCTCTG CTATTGAAGATGAACTTGATTTTGCCTTGGGTAAACAAACACCAGCTTTCCTAAAGAAGTGTGTTTGCTACATCCGGAAAATTGCCAACATTGAGCGTTTCGTTAAAATTCCAGAGATGGGAAAATACATGGATGTGGTACATAAAGCTGGGAAGTTTCTACGAGATCCTGAAGCCCTTGAGAAACTGATCAAGCTCAGGGATGAATTCATTCCTACCATTGTCGCATCATCCAATCTGAGAGTATACACATCTGTCACCCACTGTGACATGAAACTGGGTTACTCCCAAGAAGTGGAGAGCCATTACATTGAAGGACTTGGTAAACAGTTCTATGAAGACATGATTGATATAATCCAAGCTACAGTGCAGCAGAACTTTGACACGGAGACAGACATGCTGTACGATGAAGTTCTTCAACACTCGTCACTATGTAAAACGTACTCCACTTTTTATGAATATAGATGTGAGGCATTAAACATCGTTCACAAATATGTTTTACCTAGAAAAATAGGACACATTAACCCTCTTATCATATATGGAGGACCATGCACAGGGAAGACTCTTCTGTTAGCTGAAGCAGCAAAGAAG GCCTATTCCTGGTTGCAAGAAGAGATGGGACCAGATTCTGACCCCGTGGTAGTTATAAGATTTTTGGGATCTACTGAAACAAGTACAGATCTGAAGAATATACTTCAAAGCATTTGTGAACAACTAGCAGTCAACTATCGCTGCCTTGTACAAAGTTACCCAAAAAAGATTCATGACCTTCGGGACTTGTTCATAAATCTCTTGAATGAGTCTTCATTTCACAGGCCGCTGGTGATTATATTTGATGCTTTAGAACAGCTAACAGATAGTGATGATGGTAGAAAGCTCTGGTGGCTTCCCATTCACCTTCCACGTTCAGTACGGATAATTTTGTCAACACTGCCAAACAAGCATGGGATCCTGCAAAAACTGAGGTGCCTTATTCATGAAGAAAGCAACTATATTGAGTTGACCGCAAGGGACAGAAAGATGTGTAGTCAAGTACTGAAACATCAGCTGCTGCGAGTTAAAAGGAAAGTGACATCAGGGCAACAAATCTATGTCAATGAGGCATTTTCCAAGTGCACACTGCCTATGTTTGTGAACTTAACCTTCAGAGAGGTCAGGCACTGGAGATCTCACAAGGATGTGGATGAGTCCTCGCTCTGTGTTACTGTCCATGAAAGCATAGAGCAGTTGTTTTGGTCACTGGAAAACAAGTGTGGGTCAAGACTATTGTCCAGAGCACTTGGCTACATCACTATGTCCAAATCTGGCCTGAGTGAAATGGAACTGGAGGATATTTTAGCCCTTGACAACAGTGTTATGTATGAACTGAATGagagagtcagagaaagtaacCCATTGAGAATTCCATATATATACATTGCAAGACTTAAGGAGGGCTTACAGGGGTATTTAATAGAGCGACAGGTGAAAAATGTAACGCTGCTTCTTTGGGCAAATAGGCACTTGCAACTAATTGCCCAGAAATTGTATCTGCACAATGAAGAAGACTTGCGTGAAATGCACACGGTCATGGCAGAGTATTTCCTTGGTGTTTGGTCAGGTGGACGAAGAAAACCTTTTTACAGCAATGACCAGTATCTGAGTGGGTGTCCTGACCGTGACAGCAGAGGCCTGAATGAGGATGAGAAACACTGCATGGATCAGGCAGCTTTTGACAGGCAGGCACCAGATCAGCCTTGGGTCTTTCAGTGTAACCCATTGGAACCTGATATCTTTTTTATTAATCACAGAAAAATGACAGAGCTTATTCATCACTTAACAAGGTGTGGAAGAACTGATGATCTTCTGTATGGAGTCATCATGAACTTCAGCTGGCTGTACACCATGATTAGAATAGGGCAGTTTGATAAAGCACTTTCTGACATAGAATTAGCTTACACTTACTCTCAAGAAAAGGAGCTGAAATTTCTGGCCAGTACCCTCCGCAGTATAAAGTTCAAAGTAGTAAAATACCCAGGTTCACTCTCCGCTGAATTGCAGCAGAGACTTCTCCCAGTAGTAAGTTCATTGCCCAAACTCAGACATCTCCTTCTAGAATGTGACAAGGATGGACCCAAGTACTGCTCTATTGTCcctttgcattcctccatggatGTGACTTACAGCCCTGAGCGCCTGCCGCTGTCATCCAGCTGCATGCATGTCACTGAGATTTTGCCTACATTTAATCCCAGCACAATCATTGCTGCTCTAGAAAATGGCTCCATTAGCACTTGGGATGTAGAAACCCGCCAGTTACTAAGGCAAATTACAACAGCACCATCTGTTATCTTAGGGATGAAGCTTACTAATGATGAAAAGTATCTTGTAGTAGCTACAACAAACAACACTCTTCTGATTTATGATAACATAAATTCCTGTCTTCTTTCTGAGGTGGAAATTAGGGGGTCAAAACACTGTGGAATTGCAGGGGACTCCAGTTTTATAAATGGATTTACATTATCAGTCAACCATGCGCTTGCTTGGCTGGAGGCCAGTAAAGATGTTACTGTAATAGATCTGCTTTACGGTTGGCCTCTCTATCAGTTCCACTGCTGGTACGAAGTGACCTGCGTGCAGTGCTCTCCAGATGGAGTTTATGCATTCTGCGGGCAGTATTTGAACACTGCAACCATTTTCCATTTgggcagtggagagaagctgacCACTGTGACCTCTGAATTTTCAAGTGGATTTGTGAAATTCCTTCTCATTTTGGACACAGCCCAAGAAATGGTGATGGTGGACAGTGAGGGTAGCCTCTCTGTTTGGAATACAGAGGAAATTGCAAAACCCCAGCTTACAGATGACTTTGACTGCAGAAGAGAAGACAGCGAAGTTGTCAGCATAGAGCTCTCTGAAGACCAAAGTGCAATTTTAATTTGTAAGGCTCTCAGCATTGAACTTCTTGATACTCATGTGTGGAAGGTGGCTGAAAAGTTTAGAGCTAAACACAATGAGCGCTTTATATCTGCTGTGTTGTCCAAAAATGGCAACTGTATAATTGCCTCAATGGAAAATACCTCAGCCATTTTTGTTTGGAGAAGAGATACTGGACAGTGTATGGCAAGCTTGCAGGAAATCTCAGGAACTATAGTCAGGCTAATTAAATCAAATCATCATAACATGCTGCTATCCTTATCCACCAGTGGTGTCCTTTCTATCTGGGATATAGACATCATAACTGCTATGTCCAATATTGACAAATCTGGCAAACCCATCCAAAGACTGGTGTTGCCAGCCAGAGGCGAATTAATATACACGTTGGATGGATCAGATTCTGTCCATAAGTGGAACTTCAGCACTGGATTTATTGAAGCTGTGTTCAAGCATGAAGGTATTGTTGAAAACTGTGTGTTGACCTCTTCTGGAGAGATAATGGTTACATCAGATGATAAATGCAGCCAGTATGTATGGCACACGGTTAGCGGTGAAAATATCTTTCGCATTAATGGACAAAAAATCTCAGAGCTAATGATTACTCATAATGATCAGTTTGTAGTCTCTCTCTGCGAGCAAAATGCATCCAGAGTTTGGCGACTGGCTACAGGACATAGGGTTTGCAATATTCTAGTTGCCTTACAGAATGCATTTATAACAACTGCAAATACATTTGTAGTTGGAATGGCCAAGAACAAAGTGTTGGCAGTGAGTCTCTGGACAGGCAGTATAACAAAGAAGTTTTGCTGTGATGATGGTGCAAGCATTGTGGATATTAAGTTGATACCAGACTGCCCAGATATTATAGTATTTATAACATCTACTGAAAGTGTGAACATCTGGAGCCTAACAGAGGAAGTCATCTGCAGACGGGTACAATTGCCTGccaatttcttaaaaaaattggAAGACTTTGAAATATCTCCAAATGGGAAGCTAGGAATTATAACCCGTGGTGATGAGAACATCAATGTTCTTGATTTACACAGTGGAAAACTTCGTGTGGTTCACGCTCCGGGTGTCATCTGGCGGCAGAGGCTGTCTCGAGATGGCCGCTACCTGGTGTACATTTGTTGCCGTGGGGAAGAAGATGATGACAATGGTGCAGTCTCTAGTTTAATTGTAATGAGGCTAGCAGATGGCAAAAACATCGGTGCCTGTTCTCTTTATAAAACTCCCACTTTTCTTGCACTCTCACAGAGACATTTAAACATTATTATTGGATTTGATGATGGAAGTATAGGTACATACACTGTAGTGGATCGAGTTGATGCTGCACTGAAAATCAAAATTGCTACTTCAAACAGCCGTCAGATTTTCAACAATGCAACACAAGTGATTAGGCCAAAGTGTCACAATTATAGTTTCAAAGTGACTGCAGACTGCATTTGGAGGGAATCAACAGAAGTATTTGCAAGGGATAGCCCCATTACAGTTACAGAGGCTGAGGTGAGTGAAGCAACACCAACCAAAAGACACAGCTACTGCTATGAGAAAGTGTGCTCAGCCATAGATTGCAGACATAGTTTTGCATCTGACAACTGA